One Aquarana catesbeiana isolate 2022-GZ linkage group LG06, ASM4218655v1, whole genome shotgun sequence genomic region harbors:
- the LOC141147452 gene encoding olfactory receptor 5B12-like → MRNQTTVKDLILSGLSDLPALRLPLFLFFLLIYFLTLIWNLLIIVLIVTDSHLHVPMYFFLGNLASLDLCFSSVTVPRMLFDLHTERRKITMTACITQVFFFVVFGISDSLLLAVMSYDRYTAICKPLHYIQIMSWKVCVLMMSIVWCLGFFSAFIHTFYVLKLTFCASNIIEGFFCDLPQLFLISCSDTFINILLIFLVGGSLAVATLILTFLSYVFIFKTALQMKVKGNRSKVFSTCTSHLTVVSMFYGSAFLNYFQPSGGHHVLGANVAPVFFPVIVPLLNPLIYSLRNQDFRMTFQNVLRKFINTLN, encoded by the coding sequence ATGAGAAATCAGACAACTGTAAAGGATCTAATTCTCTCCGGACTATCTGACCTTCCAGCTCTTCGGCTCCCTctgtttctcttcttccttctcatcTACTTTTTGACATTAATCTGGAATTTGCTGATCATTGTCCTCATAGTCACCGACTCTCACCTCCATGTTCCTATGTATTTCTTCCTTGGGAACCTGGCCAGTTTGGACCTCTGTTTTTCCTCGGTCACTGTCCCACGAATGTTATTTGACCTTCATACCGAGAGGAGAAAGATTACCATGACAGCTTGCATAACCCAAGTCTTCTTCTTTGTAGTTTTTGGCATCTCTGATTCTCTTCTTTTGGCAGTCATGTCCTATGACCGATATACCGCTATTTGTAAGCCATTACATTACATACAGATCATGAGTTGGAAAGTGTGTGTACTGATGATGTCCATTGTGTGGTGTCTCGGTTTTTTCAGTGCTTTCATCCATACATTTTATGTCTTAAAATTAACATTTTGTGCTTCAAACATTATAGAAGGTTTCTTCTGTGACCTTCCCCAGTTGTTTCTGATCTCCTGCAGTGACACCTTCATCAACATTCTGCTCATCTTTCTCGTAGGTGGCTCCCTTGCAGTTGCGACTCTAATACTGACCTTCCTGTCCTATGTTTTTATATTCAAAACTGCCCTTCAAATGAAAGTTAAGGGCAATAGAAGTAAAGTTTTTTCTACTTGCACTTCTCATCTGACAGTGGTCTCTATGTTTTATGGCTctgcttttttaaattattttcagcCAAGTGGTGGTCACCATGTTCTTGGTGCCAACGTGGCTCCCGTCTTTTTCCCAGTGATTGTTCCTCTCCTCAATCCTCTAATTTACAGTCTAAGGAACCAGGATTTCAGAATGACATTCCAAAATGTTTTAAGGAAGTTTATTAATACATTGAATTAA
- the LOC141147451 gene encoding olfactory receptor 8G17-like — protein sequence MGNGTILNEFFLSGLSDLPALKLPLFLFFLLIYLLTILWNLLIVVLIVPNSHLHVPMYFFLGNLASLDLCCSSVTVPRMLFDLLTKKRKISMTACLTQVFFFVVFGISNSLLLAVMSYDRYTAICQPLHYTQIMSWKACVQLVSIMWCLGLTSALIHTLCALKLTFCWSDVIESFFCDLPELLRISCSDTFINILLVFFLVSFFGGGALILTVLSYVSIFKTVLKMQIKGKISKVFSTCISHLTVVSLFYGSGFFNYFQSSASHHLPGDKVVPVFYTVIVPLLNPLIYSLRNQDFIAVFKHVIRKIFHIQNMK from the coding sequence ATGGGGAATGGGACCATTCTGAATGAATTCTTTCTTTCTGGGTTGTCTGACCTTCCAGCTCTTAagctccctctctttctcttcttccttctcatcTATCTTCTGACAATATTGTGGAATTTGCTGATCGTTGTCCTCATAGTCCCCAATTCTCACCTCCATGTTCCTATGTATTTCTTCCTTGGGAATCTGGCAAGCTTGGACCTTTGTTGTTCCTCGGTCACTGTCCCACGAATGTTATTTGACCTTCTCACCAAGAAAAGAAAGATTAGCATGACGGCTTGCCTAACCCAAGTCTTCTTCTTTGTAGTCTTTGGCATCTCCAACTCTCTCCTGTTGGCTGTCATGTCCTATGATCGATACACCGCCATTTGTCAGCCTTTACATTACACACAGATCATGAGTTGGAAAGCGTGTGTACAGTTGGTGTCCATTATGTGGTGTCTCGGTTTAACCAGCGCTTTAATCCATACACTTTGTGCCTTAAAATTAACATTCTGTTGGTCAGACGTTATAGAAAGTTTCTTCTGCGACCTCCCGGAGTTGCTCCGGATCTCCTGCAGTGACACCTTCATCAACATTCTGCTAGTCTTTTTCTTAGTTAGCTTCTTTGGAGGTGGAGCTCTAATACTGACCGTCCTGTCCTACGTCTCCATATTCAAAACTGTCCTTAAAATGCAAATTAAGGGCAAAATAAGTAAAGTTTTCTCCACATGTATCTCCCATCTGACAGTGGTCTCCTTATTTTATGGCTcaggtttttttaattattttcagtCCAGCGCTAGTCATCATTTACCCGGTGACAAAGTGGTGCCCGTCTTTTACACGGTTATCGTTCCTCTCCTTAATCCTTTGATTTATAGTCTGAGGAACCAGGATTTCATTGCAGTGTTCAAACATGTCATAAGGAAGATCTTCCATATACAAAATATGAAATAA